One part of the Amaranthus tricolor cultivar Red isolate AtriRed21 chromosome 16, ASM2621246v1, whole genome shotgun sequence genome encodes these proteins:
- the LOC130803205 gene encoding LOW QUALITY PROTEIN: uncharacterized protein ycf68-like (The sequence of the model RefSeq protein was modified relative to this genomic sequence to represent the inferred CDS: inserted 4 bases in 3 codons; deleted 2 bases in 2 codons), translating into MAYSSCSNRGLKPNXLLRRIDGAIQVRSNVDPTFDSLVGSGRSGXGPLRLLSSRESIHPLSVYGQLSLEHRFRFGLNGXMEHLTTHLHRPRTTRSPLSSFWGDGRIVPFEPFFSCFPRGLEKAAINRISLILPSRKEEREILFPFRRDQEIGSSRKKNAWYK; encoded by the exons ATGGCGTACTCCTCCTGTTCGAACCGGGGTTTGAAACCAA TTCTCCTCAGGAGGATAGATGGGGCGATTCAGGTGAGATCCAATGTAGATCCAACTTTCGATTCACTCGTGGGATCCGGGCGGTCCG GGGGACCACTACGGCTCCTCTCTTCTCGAGAATCCATACATCCCTTATCAGTGTATGGACAGCTATCTCTCGAGCACAGGTTTAGGTTCGGCCTCAATGG AATGGAGCACCTAACAACGCATCTTCACAGACCAAGAACTACGAGATCACCCCTTTCA TCATTCTGGGGTGACGGAAGGATCGTACCATTCGAGCCT TTTTTTTCATGCTTTCCCAGAGGTCTGGAGAAAGCTGCAATCAATAGGATTTCCCTAATCCTCCCTTCCCGAAAGGAAGAACGTGAAATTCTTTTTCCTTTCCGCAGGGACCAGGAGATTGGATCTAGCCGTAAGAAGAATGCTTGGTATAAATAA